In the Malus domestica chromosome 16, GDT2T_hap1 genome, one interval contains:
- the LOC103401330 gene encoding uncharacterized protein isoform X1: MNFSIIQNCSPSLQSLLSASLSFSSSSFLSFSLLSFRIPEPGNQISLVLSFQNQRSPLFSRSPGSFVFVSYLSGRMWVSEDIAEAVLEHLVSMAKNGASSSNPIATWNAHNISIFCDICIKEVEAGHRPGTHFDKDGYANIRANFKAETGHDYERKQLKNKWDALKNEWKLWKELVGKETGLGWNSSKGTVDASQEWWNNKIQINKEYGKFRKNGISPEMEDKLDRMFSNTVATGEHAWAPSSGVLPPDTRDESIGQVDSDDEDEIETMQDIRQASRKGKKKSG; the protein is encoded by the exons atgaatttttcaatAATCCAAAATTGCTCTCCTTCCTTACAGTCTCTCCTCTCcgcctctctctccttctcgtcTTCCTCCTTTCTTTCCTTCAGTCTACTCTCCTTTCGCATACCCGAACCAGGAAACCAGATCTCTCTTGTTCTCTCGTTCCAAAACCAGCGTTCTCCCTTGTTCTCTCGTTCTCCAGGTTCGTTTG TGTTCGTATCGTATCTCTCTGGAAGGATGTGGGTTTCTGAGGACATCGCTGAGGCTGTACTCGAACAT TTGGTATCAATGGCAAAGAATGGGgcatcttcgtcaaatcctaTTGCTACATGGAATGCCCACAATATATCTATATTTTGTGATATTTGCATCAAGGAGGTTGAGGCCGGACATCGTCCGGGCACTCACTTTGACAAAGATGGATATGCAAATATTAGAGCTAACTTCAAGGCAGAGACAGGGCATGATTATGAAAGAAAGCAACTGAAAAATAAGTGGGATGCACTTAAAAATGAGTGGAAGTTGTGGAAAGAGCTAGTTGGTAAAGAAACTGGCCTAGGGTGGAATTCGAGCAAGGGTACCGTTGATGCCTCTCAGGAGTGGTGGAATAATAAAATTCAG ATAAACAAAGAATATGGAAAATTCCGAAAAAATGGCATTAGTCCTGAGATGGAGGACAAGTTAGATAGGATGTTCTCGAACACAGTTGCTACCGGTGAACATGCCTGGGCACCTTCCTCTGGAGTACTACCACCAGATACAAGAGATGAATCTATAGGACAAGTTGATTCAGATGATGAGGATGAAATTGAGACCATGCAGGATATAAGGCAAGCTAgtaggaagggaaaaaaaaagagcgGCTAA
- the LOC103401330 gene encoding uncharacterized protein isoform X2, whose amino-acid sequence MNFSIIQNCSPSLQSLLSASLSFSSSSFLSFSLLSFRIPEPGNQISLVLSFQNQRSPLFSRSPVFVSYLSGRMWVSEDIAEAVLEHLVSMAKNGASSSNPIATWNAHNISIFCDICIKEVEAGHRPGTHFDKDGYANIRANFKAETGHDYERKQLKNKWDALKNEWKLWKELVGKETGLGWNSSKGTVDASQEWWNNKIQINKEYGKFRKNGISPEMEDKLDRMFSNTVATGEHAWAPSSGVLPPDTRDESIGQVDSDDEDEIETMQDIRQASRKGKKKSG is encoded by the exons atgaatttttcaatAATCCAAAATTGCTCTCCTTCCTTACAGTCTCTCCTCTCcgcctctctctccttctcgtcTTCCTCCTTTCTTTCCTTCAGTCTACTCTCCTTTCGCATACCCGAACCAGGAAACCAGATCTCTCTTGTTCTCTCGTTCCAAAACCAGCGTTCTCCCTTGTTCTCTCGTTCTCCAG TGTTCGTATCGTATCTCTCTGGAAGGATGTGGGTTTCTGAGGACATCGCTGAGGCTGTACTCGAACAT TTGGTATCAATGGCAAAGAATGGGgcatcttcgtcaaatcctaTTGCTACATGGAATGCCCACAATATATCTATATTTTGTGATATTTGCATCAAGGAGGTTGAGGCCGGACATCGTCCGGGCACTCACTTTGACAAAGATGGATATGCAAATATTAGAGCTAACTTCAAGGCAGAGACAGGGCATGATTATGAAAGAAAGCAACTGAAAAATAAGTGGGATGCACTTAAAAATGAGTGGAAGTTGTGGAAAGAGCTAGTTGGTAAAGAAACTGGCCTAGGGTGGAATTCGAGCAAGGGTACCGTTGATGCCTCTCAGGAGTGGTGGAATAATAAAATTCAG ATAAACAAAGAATATGGAAAATTCCGAAAAAATGGCATTAGTCCTGAGATGGAGGACAAGTTAGATAGGATGTTCTCGAACACAGTTGCTACCGGTGAACATGCCTGGGCACCTTCCTCTGGAGTACTACCACCAGATACAAGAGATGAATCTATAGGACAAGTTGATTCAGATGATGAGGATGAAATTGAGACCATGCAGGATATAAGGCAAGCTAgtaggaagggaaaaaaaaagagcgGCTAA
- the LOC103425723 gene encoding pyruvate kinase isozyme A, chloroplastic-like: protein MPISLQSFLPLPHFPRFGNSSPIPKAIPSSVTPPNSPLLNSPPTSSVTVHRRSTPVTMSQSVHLLTPSDLAIPKHHSSFLSTFNRRLSVTTTTTTASPFFPKLSIRASSSDRKPSVLVTDNGTSSSGLQSSASHADHALSSSIEVDAVTEAELRENGFRSTRRTKLVCTIGPATSGFDQLESLAVGGMNVARINMCHGTREWHREVIQRVRRLNEDKGYAVAIMMDTEGSEIHMGDLGGASSAKAEDGEVWTFSVRAFGSALPEHTINVNYEGFAEDVKVGDELLVDGGMVRFEVIEKLGPDVKCKCTDPGLLLPRANLTFWRDGSLVRERNAMLPTISSKDWLDIDFGIAEGVDFIAVSFVKSAEVINHLKSYIAARSRDSDVAVIAKIESIDSLKNLEEIIQASDGAMVARGDLGAQIPLEQVPAAQQKIVQVCRQLNKPVIVASQLLESMIEYPTPTRAEVADVSEAVRQRADALMLSGESAMGQFPEKSLAVLRSVSLRIERWWREEKRHEAMELPAIGTSFSDSISEEICISAAKMANNLEVDALFVYTKTGHMASLLSRCRPDCPIFAFTNTTSVRRRLNLQWGLIPFRVSFSDDMESNLNKTFSLLKARNLIKSGDLVIAVSDVLQCIQVMNVP from the exons ATGCCCATCAGTCTCCAGTCGTTTTTGCCCCTCCCCCATTTTCCTCGCTTTGGAAACTCCTCCCCAATTCCCAAAGCTATCCCCTCTTCGGTAACTCCGCCCAACTCTCCCCTTTTAAACTCTCCACCTACTTCCTCCGTGACCGTACACCGCCGGTCAACACCAGTCACAATGTCGCAGTCCGTACATCTCCTCACCCCTTCCGACCTCGCCATCCCAAAACACCACTCCTCCTTCCTCTCCACCTTCAATCGCCGGTTGTcggtcaccaccaccaccacaaccgcTTCCCCTTTCTTCCCAAAGCTCTCCATCAGAGCCTCCTCCTCCGATCGCAAGCCTTCCGTTCTCGTCACTGACAACGGCACATCCTCCTCGGGGCTCCAATCCTCTGCTTCGCACGCCGACCATGCTCTCTCCAGCTCCATCGAGGTCGACGCCGTCACCGAAGCCGAGCTCCGGGAGAACGGATTCCGCTCCACCAGGCGCACCAAGCTCGTATGCACCATCGGTCCCGCCACCTCCGGATTCGACCAGCTCGAGTCGCTCGCTGTCGGCGGCATGAACGTAGCACGCATCAACATGTGCCACGGCACCCGCGAGTGGCACCGCGAGGTCATTCAGCGCGTCAGGAGGCTCAACGAGGACAAGGGATACGCCGTCGCCATCATGATGGACACCGAAGGCAGCGAGATTCATATGGGTGATTTGGGTGGCGCCTCCTCCGCCAAAGCCGAG GATGGTGAAGTATGGACTTTTAGTGTCAGAGCTTTCGGCTCCGCTCTCCCCGAGCACACCATCAATGTGAATTATGAAGGTTTTGCTGAAG ATGTGAAAGTGGGGGATGAACTGCTTGTGGATGGCGGGATGGTGAGGTTTGAGGTGATCGAGAAGCTTGGTCCTGATGTTAAGTGTAAGTGTACTGATCCTGGTTTGTTGCTGCCTCGGGCTAATTTGACTTTCTGGAGGGACGGGAGTTTAGTGCGAGAACGCAATGCCATGCTTCCCACAATTTCGTCTAAG GATTGGTTGGACATTGATTTTGGGATTGCAGAGGGTGTTGATTTTATCGCTGTATCTTTTGTCAAGTCTGCGGAAGTGATTAATCATCTTAAAAGCTATATTGCTGCACGGTCACGAGATAG CGATGTTGCTGTCATTGCAAAGATAGAGAGTATTGACTCGCTAAAGAACTTGGAAGAGATCATTCAAGCATCAGATGGAGCAATGGTGGCAAGAGGAGATCTCGGTGCTCAGATACCACTAGAACAGGTCCCAGCAGCCCAGCAAAAGATTGTTCAAGTCTGTCGGCAGCTAAATAAGCCAGTCATTGTGGCTTCTCAACTACTTGAATCTATGATTGAATATCCTACACCCACTAGAGCCGAAGTGGCTGATGTTTCTGAAGCAGTGAGGCAGCGCGCTGATGCTTTGATGCTTTCTGGTGAGTCGGCTATGGGCCAGTTCCCAGAAAAGTCATTGGCTGTTCTTAGAAGTGTTAGTCTGAGGATTGAAAGATGGTGGAGGGAAGAGAAACGTCATGAAGCTATGGAACTGCCAGCTATTGGAACTTCATTTTCTGACAGTATTTCAGAGGAGATTTGCATTTCTGCTGCCAAGATGG CCAACAATTTGGAGGTAGATGCTCTTTTTGTCTATACAAAGACAGGCCACATGGCATCTCTCTTGTCTCGCTGCCGGCCAGACTGCCCAATCTTTGCTTTTACTAACACGACATCTGTACGGAGACGTCTGAACCTACAGTGGGGTCTGATACCGTTTAGGGTGAGCTTCTCCGATGATATGGAGAGCAACCTTAATAAAACCTTCTCGCTGCTGAAGGCCAGGAATTTGATCAAATCAGGCGACCTTGTTATTGCTGTCTCAGACGTCTTGCAGTGCATCCAAGTTATGAATGTTCCTTGA